From Brachionichthys hirsutus isolate HB-005 chromosome 2, CSIRO-AGI_Bhir_v1, whole genome shotgun sequence, one genomic window encodes:
- the LOC137904729 gene encoding solute carrier family 22 member 2-like — MTTFDDLLDVAGAFGHYQKRIFAMTCLMSFPFAGIYVGIVFQGFTPDHWCRDSAVVEMRRECGWSLADSRKLTVPMVNSSGALRHSSCEQYEVDWNATKLTCDTRELNLTQVPVTKCKDGWEYQYAGRNSLVTEFNLVCSDAWLVDISQSILNVGFLVSSFVFGYLADRFGRRSSILLSNALNLITGLALAVTPNYIAILVVRGILSFGVKGGWMTAYVMLTEIVGVEYRRTVGILFQMFYSVGLLILPLLAYFIKDWRWLQAAITAPYILFLSYYWFIPESPRWLISRKKYSKALEATKAMAKENKRKISSEFETLTGDEADSSSVSVLDLFRTPNMRKYTFILMFNWLTTAVVYQGLVLRVGISQGNIYIDFLIAALVEFPAAFLILLTIERIGRRLPFATANIVAGASCVITAFIPDEMFWLKTGMACLGRLGITMAFELVVFLNTELFPTCIRNLGVSVCSSLCDIGGIVSPILLYRLAAIWIELPLLVFGAFAFTAGGLIFLLPETRGVPLPDTIDEVEFPNRRREQEKKPLKSCTANSEETVV, encoded by the exons ATGACAACCTTTGACGATCTCCTTGATGTGGCTGGTGCTTTTGGCCATTACCAGAAGCGAATCTTTGCAATGACCTGTCTAATGTCATTTCCGTTTGCAGGCATATATGTTGGCATAGTCTTCCAGGGTTTCACCCCTGATCACTGGTGCCGGGATTCCGCAGTTGTGGAGATGAGGCGGGAATGTGGCTGGAGTCTGGCAGACAGTCGGAAACTGACCGTGCCAATGGTCAATAGCTCTGGAGCGCTGCGGCACAGCAGCTGTGAGCAGTATGAGGTGGACTGGAACGCCACGAAGCTCACCTGTGACACGCGGGAACTGAACCTGACTCAGGTTCCAGTTACCAAATGTAAG GACGGCTGGGAGTATCAGTATGCTGGCAGGAATTCCTTAGTCACAGAG TTTAACCTGGTGTGTTCCGATGCGTGGCTAGTGGACATCAGTCAGTCCATTCTAAATGTGGGCTTCCTTGTCAGCAGCTTTGTGTTTGGTTACCTTGCAGACAG AtttgggaggaggagcagtATCCTGTTGTCCAACGCGCTGAATTTGATCACAGGGTTGGCCCTGGCTGTGACTCCAAACTACATCGCTATTCTGGTGGTCAGGGGTATCCTCAGCTTTGGAGTCAAAGGAGGATGGATGACTGCATATGTGATGC TCACAGAGATTGTCGGGGTGGAGTACAGACGCACAGTGGGCATACTGTTCCAGATGTTCTACAGCGTCGGCCTTCTTATCCTACCTCTGCTTGCCTACTTCATAAAAGACTGGCGCTGGCTGCAGGCTGCCATTACTGCACCTTACATCCTGTTCTTGTCCTACTACTG GTTTATTCCAGAGTCTCCGAGGTGGCTTATCTCTcggaaaaaatattcaaaagctCTGGAGGCCACAAAAGCGATGGCGAAGGAGAATAAGAGGAAAATCTCCAGCGAGTTTGAA ACACTGACCGGTGACGAGGCGGACtcatcctctgtctctgtgcttGACCTGTTCAGAACTCCAAACATGAGAAAATACACCTTCATCCTTATGTTTAACTG GTTGACCACCGCTGTGGTTTATCAGGGCCTCGTCTTACGAGTGGGGATTTCCCAAGGAAACATCTACATTGATTTCCTCATCGCTGCCCTCGTGGAGTTCCCTGCtgccttcctcatcctcctcaccaTCGAGCGCATCGGTCGACGCCTTCCCTTCGCCACCGCCAACATTGTAGCTGGGGCGTCCTGCGTCATCACTGCCTTCATCCCTGATG AAATGTTCTGGCTTAAGACTGGGATGGCCTGCTTGGGCCGGCTCGGGATCACAATGGCCTTCGAGTTGGTGGTCTTTCTTAACACCGAGCTCTTCCCAACATGCATCAG GAACCTGGGCGTGTCGGTTTGCTCCAGTCTGTGTGACATCGGAGGCATCGTGTCTCCGATCCTTCTGTACAGACTGGCTGCCATCTGGATTGAGCTGCCACTCCTCGTCTTTG
- the LOC137909196 gene encoding E3 ubiquitin-protein ligase Itchy-like, with protein MASGVTKSGTSDGCPTKAQLQIVVLSAKLKENKKNWFGPSPYVEVTVDGQSKKTEKCNNTHSPKWKQPLTVVVTPFSKLAFRVWSHQTLKSDVLLGVATMEVSDTLKSNAMKISEVVQTLQLCADRDQTDVVGDLSVCLDGMTVNPEVFTAAEANNHSTSNGESQANGDHVIRRSRDSSPAVDGVEYRSSPSGRKSVISTGSPSVSGGSKPLRPPRPSRPPPPTPRRPTSSPASCSNGSGPADGSDGQSGADTPVRTLASGPSPAPDSSPSAGSDRDSGATSADAAAATRPPSSSVTPAAPPRVPLANSGPMPPGWEQRVDQNGRLYFVDHVEKRTTWERPEPLPPGWERRVDQIGRVYFVDHITRTTTWQRPTMETVRNYEQWQHQRSQLQGAMQQFNQRFIFGQQDQASATQNKDYDPLGPLPHGWEKRTDTNGRVYFVHHSTRATQWEDPRTQGLLNEKPLPEGWEMRFTVDGIPYFVDHNRRTTTYIDPRTGKSSLENGPQITYVRDFKAKVQYFRFWCQQLSMPQHIKITVTRKTLFEDSFQQIMSFNAQDLRRRLWIIFPGEEGLDYGGVAREWFFLLSHEVLNPMYCLFEYAGKDNYCLQINPASYINPDHLKYFKFIGRFIAMALFHSKFIDTGFSLPFYKCILNKPLALKDLESVDPEFYNSLIWIKDNDIEECGLEMFFSVDKEILGEITTQDLKPGGGDIQVTEENKEEYIRLVAEWRLSRGVEEQTQAFFEGFNEVLPQQYLQYFDAKELEVMLCGMQEIDLADWQRNTIYRHYTRSSKQIIWLWQFIKEMDNEKRMRLLQFVSGTCRLPVGGFADLMGSNGAQKFCIEKVGKENWLPRSHTCFNRLDLPPYKSYEQLKEKMMFAIEETEGFGQE; from the exons ATGGCCAGTGGAGTCACCAAGTCTGGTACTTCCGACGGTTGTCCCACGAAAGCGCAGCTACAGATCGTTG TGCTATCAGCAAAACTAAAAGAGAACAAGAAAAACTGGTTTGGTCCCAGTCCATACGTCGAAGTGACTGTCGACGGGCAGTCCAAGAAAACGGAGAAATGCAACAACACGCACAGCCCCAAGTGGAAGCAGCCGCTCACTGT GGTTGTGACTCCATTCAGCAAGCTGGCGTTTCGTGTTTGGAGCCACCAGACCCTGAAGTCGGATGTGCTGCTGGGCGTGGCCACGATGGAGGTCAGCGACACGCTCAAGTCCAACGCCATGAAAA TTTCTGAGGTGGTGCAGACCTTAcagctgtgtgcagacagagATCAGACGGACGTTGTGGgagacctgtctgtctgcctcgaTGGCATGACCGTCAACCCCGAGGTGTTCACCGCTGCTGAAGCCAACAACCACA GTACATCAAACGGGGAATCGCAAGCAAACGGGGATCATGTCATCAG ACGAAGCCGAGACAGCTCTCCGGCTGTGGACGGTGTAGAGTACCGGTCGTCTCCTAGTGGCCGGAAATCCGTGATCAGCACGGGGTCTCCGTCAGTGTCGGGGGGCTCGAAGCCGCTCCGACCTCCCAGGCCctccagacctcctcctccaacaCCTCGCAGACCCACCTCTTCGCCAG CGTCCTGCAGCAATGGTTCTGGCCCGGCCGATGGCAGTGATGGCCAGTCTGGTGCCGATACACCAGTGCGAACATTGGCCTCTGGCCCCTCCCCGGCCCCTGACTCGAGCCCATCAGCGGGGTCAGACAGGGACTCGGGCGCCACCtctgcagatgctgctgctgcaaccaGACCGCCGAGCAGCAGTGTcacccctgctgctcctcccaggGTCCCCTTAGCCAACTCTGGACCAATGCCCCCTGG GTGGGAGCAGAGGGTGGATCAGAACGGCAGGTTGTACTTTGTCGATCATGTGGAAAAAAGAACAACGTGGGAACGCCCTGAACCCCTCCCCCCAGG CTGGGAGCGCCGCGTTGACCAGATTGGGCGGGTTTACTTTGTGGATCACATCACACGAACCACCACCTGGCAGCGTCCCACCATGGAGACGGTGCGTAACTACGAGCAGTGGCAGCACCAGCGCAGTCAGCTGCAGGGCGCCATGCAGCAGTTCAACCAGAGGTTCATCTTCGGG CAGCAAGATCAGGCCTCAGCCACGCAGAATAAGGATTATGATCCTCTTGGGCCTCTGCCGCATGGATGGG AGAAGAGAACGGACACAAATGGCAGAGTTTATTTCGTTCATCACTCGACGCGGGCAACCCAGTGGGAAGACCCAAGAACTCAGGG gttgcTGAATGAGAAGCCTCTCCCAGAGGGCTGGGAGATGCGGTTCACTGTGGATGGTATTCCCTACTTCGTAGATCACAACAGGAGAACGACCACATACATCGACCCTCGCACTGGAAAATCCTCCCT GGAAAACGGACCTCAGATCACCTACGTTCGAGACTTCAAGGCCAAAGTCCAGTACTTCAGGTTCTGGTGCCAG caacTGTCAATGCCTCAACACATCAAGATAACAGTAACCAGAAAAACTCTGTTTGAGGACTCCTTCCAGCAG ATAATGAGCTTCAATGCTCAAGACCTGCGAAGAAGACTTTGGATCATCTTCCCCGGAGAAGAAGGCCTCGACTACGGAGGTGTCGCCAG AGAGTGGTTTTTCCTGCTGTCCCACGAGGTTTTGAATCCCATGTACTGCCTGTTCGAATATGCCGGTAAAGATAACTACTGTCTCCAGATCAACCCTGCGTCCTACATCAACCCAGACCACCTCAAGTATTTCAAGTTCATAGGGCGTTTCATTGCCATG GCTCTGTTCCACAGCAAGTTCATCGACACTGGTTTCTCTCTGCCCTTTTACAAATGCATCTTGAACAAGCCATTGGCCCTCAAAGACCTGGAGTCGGTAGACCCAGAGTTCTACAACTCCCTCATCTGGATCAA GGATAATGACATCGAGGAGTGTGGGCTGGAGATGTTCTTCTCTGTGGACAAAGAGATCCTGGGAGAAATCACAACTCAGGACCTGAAGCCGGGAGGAGGAGACATCCAGGTCACTGAGGAGAACAAGGAGGAGTACATCCG GCTGGTAGCTGAGTGGAGGCTGTCCAGAGGCGTGGAGGAGCAAACGCAGGCGTTCTTCGAAGGCTTCAATGAAGTCCTTCCCCAGCAGTACCTGCAGTACTTTGATGCCAAAGAGCTTGAG gtgatgcTGTGCGGGATGCAGGAGATCGACCTCGCCGACTGGCAAAGGAACACCATCTACAGACACTACACTCGAAGCAGCAAGCAGATCATCTGGCTCTGGCAG TTTATTAAGGAGATGGACAACGAGAAGAGGATGAGGCTGCTTCAGTTTGTCTCCGGTACCTGTCGTCTGCCTGTCGGGGGCTTCGCCGACCTCATGG GAAGCAATGGTGCTCAGAAGTTCTGTATCGAGAAGGTTGGGAAAGAGAACTGGCTTCCCAGAAGTCACACATG CTTTAACAGGCTGGACCTGCCACCCTACAAGAGCTACGAGCAGCTCAAGGAGAAGATGATGTTTGCCATTGAGGAGACGGAGGGCTTCGGGCAGGAGTGA